The window TCCTTACTGGTCATAGTAGGAAATATCTCCAGGCTGTAGTTTCCAGTCATATGCTGGTGATTTGTTcagaaaaataattacttttcgCTTCCGAGAACTTCATTTCCCATGGttccaatacaattttaaacctCTTATGATTTACTTGAAAACGCAAGAGTGATGTAAATCAGCGAGGCGTAGAATTTACAAATCTTACTATGGCGAAGACTGGACTTAATATTCATAAGCCGTTGCTTCTCCATTGGAACGTTCGCAAGGAACGTCACCAACacctaattaaaattaaatgaggTGACATTCGCTATAGGACATCAACTAAGATACCTCAGCGCAATCTTATTAATATTCATACTAAAACACTTCCCCATAGGAAGGTTGCTGAGAATCATCATCACTGCCTAATGAATATTCATAACCAAGCCTTTGCCATAGTAGAATCTGTAATTTGGCTATCAAGAGCTCAGTTCATCTTTAAAACGGAGCGTGGGAGGGAGAACGGCAGAGAGCAGCAGCCGGGAGGCCAAAATGTTCAGCAAACGAGAAGGTATTATCCAAGAACATTTGTTTATGCCAAACAAACAATGTGTGATTTGCGTCTAAATATAGTGAGATGAGGAATGTGTCCTGTTTGTGCCGCTTTCTTTGCGGGATATTCTATGACCTATTGATGAGTGTAACGATGCAGCCTGATGGACACGTGCCAAAACTACtatatttatatgtgtatatggtATACCGGTTTAGCTATTGTGTATCGTGTTAGCTATTGCAGATGTGATGATTTGTGGGAtgactttattgtcatttttttttttcccgagTAGTAGCTATATACCAATAATCGATTTGACATGTTTGTATACTGATATTCACACTTTTTCAGTTTATTGGTTTCATTAATGTTGATTAAATGTTGAATATACATACATTTCAAAACAActttgtataaatataataaaacgaattaaaataatatggatATTGGTTATTAAAGCATTTACATATAAAAGTACTGATACTGATATTGGTCGTAAAAATATATCATCGATCTCTACTGTGAAGTGTAGTGTCTGTATCCACATCGACCATGAGCCATGCGTTTTAAAGGGACTTATAGCTTATCTTGGGGTTTATACGGATTGCTTTGCTAATTGGATATTGAAGAAGTAGGGCTAATCAGTAACTTTAATCGTCTTTCATTAAAGAGGCAATGGATTTCGTTCAAATACAGTCATTAACTGTTGCTAGACCATTGTAGTGTGCATAAATAGGTTAGAGCAGTAAATAGTATGCATGAGTCACAGTTGTGCTTGGGACACGTGCTGTAGTACACTAGACTGACCTACAAAGGAAAATCCAGTAACACTTTATGTGTAAATCTTGTCAAAAATTTGCAAATCAGGTCTCTTATAATTGGTCATTGGCCAGAATTTGAGAAATTTCTGAGCAAAGTCCAGTAACGTGTACAGAAATGCTTGACACATAGTATTTAATAACAGTTAGATTGTCAAGaacaaataagaattttaattgtaatggcATACAACAAAggtaaacaacaacaattgtGCGACCATCTGtggttttaaataattattattaaaatattcataaaaaacatgtttttgttgcagTATGCTAATTAGTTATCATTGTGTCAAAAGCAGGagttaaacaaaaaaatctgttctttcagacatttaaatgtacagataatttgtattatttaaaaaaaaaactattcattAGTCACTAGCTTCAATATAGATGCTCTGTGAGTTGAATTCTCATCTGAAGTATTGTAATTTATGTGTTTATAGGTATAGTGTGGATGACTTGATGCGGCAAGAAACCAAAGTGATCCGTGGGAGTGGATCTGATGGCCTCGGTGGAGTTACTCTACATAGATAATAGAGGGGGAAGACCTGATCCCCCCGGGGTACTGGATTGGTCTTCTAGCCCTCTTCATGTTCACAGGCTAAACAGTTCGGTGGAAGACGCTTCTCCCACTCTGAAGGCGCCTGCCTGTGAGGGACAGTGTAATTCAGCACCAAGGACGGCTCCTGTCAGAGGACAACATGGCCAGCACCGGCATCAGCCCACAGAGAAGGTCAGGGTGTGTTGTGACGAGGAGCTGGAGACCTCGTTCACTTACGTCGATGAAAATGTCAATCTCCGGTTGGCCACCCCGGACACGAGCGAGAAAAGTGCCCGCCATGCGGCTTCGCTCCACGACTCCTCGAGCGAAATCCGTCCCGAGGGCCACCAGGAGTTGTCGATGATGTCCGACATCGACCTCAGCTCAGAGAGTTCGGGGAAATCCGTGGATTACGGATTCATCAGCGCAGTCACGTTCCTGATCACCGGGATCTCGCTGGTGATCATATCATACACGGTCCCTCGTGACGTCAGAGTGAACCCCGACAACGTCTCTGCACGTGAAATGGAAAGACTCGAGAACGAGAGCGCTAGGATAGGCGCACACCTTGACAGGTGTGTTATCGCCGGCCTTTGCCTTCTCACCCTAGGCGGGGTGGTGCTGTCCACTCTGCTAATGATTTCGATGTGGAAAGGTGAGATGTACAGAAGGAAAGCCTTTGCTTATTCAAAGCACTCTACAAAGCTCTATGGTTCGATTAATTTAAGAACAAGATCGAGTCCCAGTCGCTCATCGCCACCACATAGTTTGGTCGAGGAGGAGAATGGCGATGCCATTAGTTGACTGTTTTCTCCATTTTCTCTATTGGACTGCCAAATGTAATGTTGACCTTTCCAGCATGGCCAAAAGAGCTTGTTTTTCAACCTTGTGTCAGTGAATATTGCTTACTGATGcagacaaaacaccatcaaatcACAAAACAGATTTCTCAGGCTTCAGAAAGACACAGCAtgatataatttgtattaatcATGAAGCAAGTACATTTTTGAATAAACAGAGGTTCGAACTTCAGGTTGTGTGGCAGGAAGTTAAATGAGGTTTCTGATAGTATTCGAACCCTTACTTTCCAAGCTGAAAGTAAGAGATCTAAAAGAAATGAGTCCTGTTGTACAGAAACCTGCTGCTAATACCTACTGCCTCTTTCTTACTCTTTCAGAATACTGAAATGTTTCCACTTCAGCCATTTCGTCATGGTATGTAGAGTGATTGAGGGCTACACAGTTTCTGCTTTAGAGCACTCTGGTGTATTCAGATCCTCAGAAAGCATTGTTCTGTGTTACACTGAGAAAATTACAGCGTATAATTGGGATGTTTTTGCCATTATTTCCTCAGATTGTCCTTGTTAGTTCATGTGTGGAATGGGCCATGCAGAAATCCAATActaccccccccccctccccaaagtgctaaaatattttataaatatttaatggaGGAAGCTGCCACACAATGATTTGCTATCTTTTGGAAATTTAAATCTA is drawn from Onychostoma macrolepis isolate SWU-2019 chromosome 16, ASM1243209v1, whole genome shotgun sequence and contains these coding sequences:
- the LOC131521984 gene encoding transmembrane protein 74 encodes the protein MASVELLYIDNRGGRPDPPGVLDWSSSPLHVHRLNSSVEDASPTLKAPACEGQCNSAPRTAPVRGQHGQHRHQPTEKVRVCCDEELETSFTYVDENVNLRLATPDTSEKSARHAASLHDSSSEIRPEGHQELSMMSDIDLSSESSGKSVDYGFISAVTFLITGISLVIISYTVPRDVRVNPDNVSAREMERLENESARIGAHLDRCVIAGLCLLTLGGVVLSTLLMISMWKGEMYRRKAFAYSKHSTKLYGSINLRTRSSPSRSSPPHSLVEEENGDAIS